In one Salipiger abyssi genomic region, the following are encoded:
- the rseP gene encoding RIP metalloprotease RseP has product MDITQMIPQFGGVLYTLVAFVIALSIIVAIHEYGHYIVGRWTGIEADVFSLGFGPVIWSRHDKRGTKWQIAALPFGGYVKFRGDSNASGGADLDAMSHMSDEELRHTMNGAPIWARAATVAAGPVFNFILTILIFTGIFMVQGKVTEPFTVGELRALPVAQDLREGDVILEIGGEPLPDFTDSEAFGDFMEALPHQAVLPYTVERDGQATEVDGPYVYPPIATQIVPRSAAYEAGLEPGDIITAIDGDEAYAFDQLKEKVEGSEGAPLALTVWRDGEELSVEMTPKRTDEPLPEGGYQTVYRIGIVGGLAFEPATGMVGPVEAFTGGVERTWSIITGSLSGLWNMIVGNISSCNLSGPIGIAQTSGAMASQGGQSFITFIAVLSTAVGLLNLFPVPVLDGGHLVFHAWEAVRGRPPSDRALNVMMSIGLVLILGLMAFALTNDLFCP; this is encoded by the coding sequence TTGGACATCACCCAAATGATCCCGCAATTCGGTGGCGTGCTCTACACGCTGGTCGCTTTCGTGATCGCGCTGTCGATCATCGTGGCCATCCACGAATACGGTCATTACATCGTCGGGCGCTGGACCGGGATCGAGGCGGATGTCTTTTCGCTGGGCTTCGGGCCGGTGATCTGGTCGCGCCATGACAAGCGCGGCACGAAATGGCAGATCGCGGCGCTGCCCTTTGGCGGTTACGTAAAGTTTCGCGGCGATTCGAATGCCAGCGGCGGGGCCGATCTCGACGCCATGTCGCATATGTCGGACGAAGAGCTGCGCCACACGATGAACGGTGCGCCGATCTGGGCGCGGGCGGCGACCGTCGCCGCCGGGCCGGTGTTCAACTTCATCCTCACGATCCTGATCTTTACCGGCATCTTCATGGTGCAGGGCAAGGTGACCGAGCCCTTCACCGTGGGCGAGCTGCGCGCGCTGCCGGTGGCGCAGGATCTGCGCGAAGGCGACGTGATTCTCGAAATCGGCGGTGAGCCGCTGCCCGATTTCACCGATAGCGAGGCGTTCGGGGACTTCATGGAGGCGCTGCCGCATCAGGCGGTACTGCCTTATACGGTAGAGCGCGACGGGCAGGCGACGGAGGTCGATGGCCCCTATGTCTATCCGCCCATCGCCACGCAGATCGTGCCGCGCTCGGCGGCCTACGAGGCGGGGCTGGAGCCGGGCGACATCATCACCGCCATCGACGGCGACGAGGCCTATGCCTTTGACCAGCTCAAGGAAAAGGTCGAGGGATCCGAAGGCGCGCCGCTTGCACTGACCGTCTGGCGCGACGGCGAAGAGCTGTCCGTCGAGATGACCCCCAAACGCACCGACGAACCGCTGCCCGAGGGTGGCTATCAGACCGTCTACCGCATCGGTATCGTCGGCGGGCTGGCCTTTGAGCCGGCGACCGGCATGGTCGGCCCCGTCGAGGCCTTTACCGGCGGGGTGGAGCGGACCTGGTCGATCATCACCGGCTCGCTCTCGGGGCTGTGGAACATGATCGTCGGCAATATCTCTTCCTGCAACCTCTCCGGCCCCATCGGAATCGCCCAGACCTCCGGCGCCATGGCCAGCCAGGGCGGGCAGAGCTTCATCACCTTCATCGCGGTGCTCTCCACCGCCGTGGGGCTGCTCAACCTGTTCCCGGTGCCGGTGCTCGATGGCGGGCATCTGGTGTTCCACGCCTGGGAGGCGGTGCGCGGGCGCCCGCCGTCGGACCGTGCGCTGAACGTGATGATGTCGATCGGTCTGGTGCTGATCCTGGGGCTCATGGCCTTTGCCCTGACCAACGATCTGTTCTGCCCGTAA
- the bamA gene encoding outer membrane protein assembly factor BamA, with protein sequence MAFTALPEPAEAQTFSFSNVSIEGNQRIEPGTILSYAGIARGAPVSAAQLNDAYQRISASGLFETVEILPQGNTLVIRVVEYPTINRIAFEGNSRMKDEDLAQIVRSQSRRVYSPSVAEQDAQSIAEAYTQQGRVSARVTPKLIKRSENRVDLVYEIFEGGVTEIERIGFVGNDAYSDRRLRRVLETKQAGLLRAIIRSDTFIEDRIAFDRQLLQDFYASRGYVDFRITGVNAELAEERDGYFVTFNVEEGQQFSFGDVTVSSDLAEVDPELFQSVVKLKSGKTYSPSLVENEIARLERLAVQEGLNFVRVDPRVTRNDRDLTLDVEFMLTRGPRVFVERIDIEGNTTTLDRVVRRQFDTAEGDPFNPRAIREAAERIRALGYFADANVEAREGTTPQQVVIDVNVDEQPTGAIGFGGSYSTTSGFGAAISFRETNFLGRGQILSLGINTASSASSYNFNFVEPAFLGRDVAFGLALGYTETDNEYAEFDTAEGEFRPSFSFPISENSRLSLRYTARYTDISNTDDDDAGQVIRAEEEDGSRIDSSIGYTFSYDTRRTGLNPNAGVLLEFGQDFGGVGGDTSFIKTNLRAVAQTKVWNEEVTLRASFEAGALHYSSGESRVTDRYLLSDSTMRGFEYGGIGPREYDSTTDVDDGLGGNYFAVARLEAEFPIGLPEEYGISGGVFYDIGSVWGLSDSTKDSTTNKILYDEFKARQVVGVSVFWDSAFGPLRLNFSRPVQKEEHDREQNFSLSISTEF encoded by the coding sequence ATGGCTTTCACGGCGCTTCCGGAACCGGCAGAGGCACAGACCTTCTCGTTCAGCAATGTCTCGATCGAGGGCAATCAGCGCATCGAGCCGGGCACCATTCTGAGCTATGCCGGCATTGCGCGCGGCGCCCCCGTCAGCGCCGCCCAGCTCAACGATGCCTATCAGCGTATTTCCGCCTCGGGCCTCTTCGAAACCGTGGAGATCCTGCCGCAGGGCAACACGCTGGTGATCCGGGTCGTGGAATACCCGACGATCAACCGCATCGCCTTCGAGGGCAACAGCCGCATGAAGGACGAGGATCTGGCGCAGATCGTGCGGTCGCAGTCGCGCCGCGTCTACAGCCCGAGCGTCGCCGAGCAGGACGCGCAGTCCATTGCCGAGGCCTATACCCAGCAGGGCCGTGTCTCCGCCCGGGTGACGCCCAAGCTGATCAAGCGCTCCGAGAACCGCGTCGATCTGGTCTATGAGATCTTCGAGGGCGGCGTGACCGAGATCGAGCGCATCGGTTTCGTCGGCAACGACGCCTATTCCGACCGGCGCCTGCGCCGGGTGCTGGAAACCAAGCAGGCCGGCCTGCTGCGCGCGATCATCCGCTCCGATACGTTCATCGAGGACCGCATCGCCTTCGACCGCCAGCTGCTTCAGGATTTCTACGCCTCGCGCGGTTATGTCGATTTCCGCATCACCGGTGTGAATGCCGAGCTGGCCGAGGAGCGCGACGGCTATTTCGTGACCTTCAATGTCGAGGAAGGGCAGCAGTTCTCCTTCGGCGACGTGACGGTGTCGTCCGATCTGGCCGAGGTCGATCCCGAGCTGTTCCAGAGCGTCGTTAAGCTCAAATCCGGCAAGACCTATTCGCCCTCGCTGGTCGAGAACGAGATCGCCCGGCTTGAGCGGCTCGCCGTGCAGGAGGGGCTGAACTTCGTCCGCGTCGACCCGCGTGTCACCCGCAACGACCGCGACCTGACGCTCGATGTGGAATTCATGCTCACCCGTGGCCCGCGCGTCTTTGTCGAACGCATCGACATCGAGGGCAACACCACCACGCTCGACCGCGTGGTGCGCCGCCAGTTCGACACCGCAGAGGGCGACCCGTTCAATCCGCGTGCCATTCGCGAGGCTGCGGAACGCATCCGGGCGCTGGGATATTTCGCCGACGCCAATGTCGAGGCCCGCGAAGGCACCACGCCGCAGCAGGTGGTGATCGACGTGAATGTCGATGAACAGCCCACCGGCGCCATCGGTTTCGGTGGCTCCTATTCGACAACCAGCGGCTTCGGCGCGGCGATCTCCTTCCGCGAGACCAACTTTCTGGGCCGCGGCCAGATCCTCTCGCTGGGCATCAACACCGCCTCCTCGGCGTCGAGCTACAATTTCAACTTTGTCGAGCCGGCCTTCCTGGGCCGTGACGTCGCCTTCGGTCTCGCACTCGGGTATACCGAGACGGACAACGAATACGCCGAGTTCGACACAGCCGAGGGCGAGTTCCGCCCCAGCTTCAGCTTTCCGATCTCGGAAAACAGCCGTCTGAGCCTGCGCTACACCGCGCGGTACACGGATATTTCGAATACCGACGACGACGATGCCGGCCAGGTCATCCGCGCCGAAGAGGAGGATGGCAGCCGCATCGACAGCAGCATCGGCTATACGTTCAGCTATGACACGCGGCGCACCGGGTTGAACCCGAATGCCGGTGTGCTGCTGGAGTTTGGCCAGGATTTCGGCGGCGTCGGCGGCGACACCAGCTTCATCAAGACCAACCTGCGCGCGGTCGCGCAGACCAAGGTCTGGAACGAAGAGGTCACGCTGCGCGCCTCTTTCGAGGCCGGGGCACTGCATTATTCCAGCGGCGAAAGCCGGGTCACCGATCGGTACCTGCTGAGCGATTCCACCATGCGCGGCTTCGAATACGGCGGCATCGGCCCGCGCGAATACGATTCCACCACCGATGTCGATGACGGCCTTGGCGGCAACTATTTCGCCGTGGCGCGGCTCGAGGCGGAATTCCCCATCGGTCTGCCTGAGGAATACGGTATCTCTGGCGGTGTCTTCTACGATATCGGCTCGGTCTGGGGGCTGTCGGATTCCACCAAGGATTCGACCACGAACAAGATCCTCTATGACGAGTTCAAGGCCCGACAGGTGGTTGGCGTCTCGGTGTTCTGGGACTCTGCCTTCGGCCCGCTGCGGCTGAACTTCTCGCGCCCGGTGCAAAAGGAAGAGCACGACCGCGAACAGAATTTCAGCCTGTCGATCTCGACCGAGTTCTGA
- a CDS encoding OmpH family outer membrane protein: MAGLFRLWALALGLSFSCVAAAAQDSVQPGVVQSQILTVEIDRLFAESAYGQRITRMLEAEGSEIAAENRRIEAELTAEEKDLTEKRATLSPSEFRALAEAFDQKVQELRREQDTKARSLGNLSEERRRQFLAAAEPVLAQLMREAGAAVILDKRTVFLSAGVIDITDTAIARIDAAIGDGAPQGETGGTATEEAPAAQE, from the coding sequence ATGGCAGGGCTGTTTCGGCTCTGGGCGCTGGCGCTTGGGCTGAGCTTTTCCTGCGTCGCGGCTGCGGCGCAGGACAGCGTGCAGCCCGGCGTCGTACAGAGCCAGATTCTGACGGTGGAGATCGACCGGCTGTTTGCCGAGAGCGCCTATGGCCAGCGCATCACCCGCATGCTCGAGGCCGAAGGCTCTGAGATCGCGGCGGAAAACCGGCGCATCGAGGCAGAGCTTACGGCCGAGGAAAAGGATCTCACCGAAAAGCGCGCGACGCTGAGCCCGTCGGAGTTCCGCGCGCTGGCCGAAGCCTTCGACCAGAAGGTGCAGGAGCTGCGCCGCGAGCAGGACACCAAGGCACGCTCGCTCGGCAATCTCTCGGAAGAGCGCCGCCGCCAGTTCCTCGCCGCCGCCGAGCCGGTGCTGGCGCAGCTCATGCGCGAGGCCGGCGCGGCGGTGATCCTCGACAAGCGCACGGTGTTCCTGTCCGCCGGGGTGATCGACATCACCGACACAGCCATCGCCAGGATCGACGCCGCCATCGGCGACGGTGCGCCGCAGGGCGAGACCGGCGGCACGGCCACCGAAGAGGCGCCCGCCGCGCAGGAATAG
- the fabZ gene encoding 3-hydroxyacyl-ACP dehydratase FabZ, translating into MTEPLLSADIDLILRILPHRYPFLLVDRVVDIDGYKSAVGIKNVTMNEPHFQGHFPGQPIMPGVTIVEAMAQTTAVMVGVALDLADKDLKVYFMSIDKCKFRRMVRPGDQLRMTLNTLRGRPGGKIWKFGGVAEVDGEMATEVEFTAMMDLPT; encoded by the coding sequence ATGACCGAGCCCCTGCTTTCCGCGGATATCGATCTTATCCTGCGCATCCTGCCGCATCGTTACCCGTTCCTGCTGGTGGACCGGGTGGTCGATATCGACGGCTACAAATCCGCGGTCGGCATCAAGAACGTCACGATGAACGAGCCGCATTTCCAGGGGCATTTCCCGGGTCAGCCGATCATGCCGGGCGTCACCATCGTCGAGGCGATGGCGCAGACCACAGCGGTGATGGTGGGGGTCGCGCTGGATCTCGCCGACAAGGATCTCAAGGTCTATTTCATGTCCATCGACAAGTGCAAATTCCGCCGCATGGTGCGCCCCGGCGACCAGCTCCGCATGACGCTCAATACGCTGCGCGGGCGCCCTGGCGGCAAGATCTGGAAATTCGGCGGCGTGGCCGAGGTCGATGGCGAGATGGCCACCGAGGTCGAATTCACCGCGATGATGGACCTGCCGACGTGA
- the lpxA gene encoding acyl-ACP--UDP-N-acetylglucosamine O-acyltransferase, which yields MTQPEIHPSAYVEEGAQIGDGCRIGPFCHVGPQAVLGKGVELKSHVVVTGETEIGDETIIFPFSVIGEIPQDLKFKGEKTRLVIGKRNRIREHVTMNCGTEGGGGVTRVGDDGLFMAGCHVAHDAQVGDRVILVNHASVAGHCVLEDDVIVGGLSGVHQWVRIGRGAIIGAVTMVTNDVIPYGLVQAPRGKLDGLNLVGLKRKGVSRSDITALRAAFQMLAQGEGAFADRARRLGDETQSAYVREIVAFILGDSDRHFLTPG from the coding sequence GTGACCCAGCCGGAGATCCATCCCAGCGCCTATGTCGAAGAGGGTGCGCAGATCGGCGACGGCTGCCGCATCGGCCCGTTCTGCCATGTCGGTCCGCAGGCCGTCCTGGGCAAAGGCGTCGAGCTGAAATCGCATGTGGTGGTCACCGGCGAGACCGAGATCGGCGACGAGACGATCATCTTTCCGTTTTCGGTGATCGGAGAGATCCCGCAGGATCTCAAGTTCAAGGGCGAAAAGACCCGTCTGGTGATCGGCAAGCGCAACCGCATCCGCGAGCATGTCACCATGAACTGCGGCACCGAGGGTGGCGGCGGCGTCACCCGCGTCGGCGACGACGGGCTGTTCATGGCGGGCTGCCATGTGGCGCATGACGCGCAGGTGGGCGACCGGGTGATCCTGGTCAACCACGCATCGGTCGCCGGCCATTGCGTGCTCGAGGACGACGTGATCGTCGGCGGTCTTTCCGGCGTGCACCAATGGGTGCGCATCGGGCGCGGCGCGATCATCGGCGCAGTCACCATGGTGACCAACGACGTCATTCCCTACGGTCTGGTACAGGCGCCGCGCGGCAAGCTCGACGGGCTGAACCTCGTCGGCCTCAAGCGCAAGGGCGTCAGCCGCAGCGACATCACCGCGCTGCGCGCCGCCTTCCAGATGCTGGCACAGGGCGAGGGCGCCTTTGCCGACCGCGCCAGACGGCTCGGCGACGAGACCCAGAGCGCCTATGTGCGCGAGATCGTCGCCTTCATCCTCGGCGACAGCGACCGCCACTTCCTGACGCCGGGCTGA
- a CDS encoding LpxI family protein — MLALIAGQGALPRAVAEAAPEPPLICALEPYRPEGLDVDKSFRIERLGGFLHWLKARGVTRICMCGRVRRPEIRFTRLDWRTALMLPAIRRAIRRGDDGALRIVISLLEEAGFEVVGAHEVAPALLMPEGVATRAQPGPDLARDIALADRISVDQGRADLGQACVIREGRVVVQEDDAGTDAMLARLPEAAPGTGGILFKGPKFRQERRADLPVIGPNTAKGAIRAGLSGIVIDARGVMVLDRPALLRRLDEAGLFLLARKV; from the coding sequence GTGCTGGCGCTGATCGCCGGGCAGGGCGCCCTGCCGCGCGCGGTGGCCGAGGCCGCGCCCGAGCCGCCGCTGATCTGCGCGCTGGAGCCCTACCGCCCCGAGGGGCTCGACGTGGACAAGAGCTTCCGCATCGAGCGTCTGGGCGGCTTCCTGCACTGGCTGAAGGCGCGCGGCGTCACGCGGATCTGCATGTGCGGCCGGGTGCGCCGCCCCGAGATCCGGTTCACGCGGCTCGACTGGCGCACGGCGCTGATGCTGCCCGCCATCCGCCGCGCGATCCGGCGCGGCGATGACGGCGCGCTGCGCATCGTCATCAGCCTGCTCGAAGAGGCGGGATTCGAGGTGGTGGGCGCGCATGAGGTGGCGCCGGCGCTGCTGATGCCGGAGGGCGTGGCGACCCGCGCGCAGCCGGGGCCGGATCTGGCGCGCGACATAGCGCTGGCCGACCGGATCAGCGTCGATCAGGGCCGCGCCGATCTCGGCCAGGCCTGCGTGATCCGTGAGGGTCGCGTGGTGGTGCAGGAAGACGATGCCGGCACCGACGCCATGCTGGCGCGCCTGCCCGAAGCCGCCCCCGGCACCGGCGGCATTCTCTTCAAGGGGCCGAAATTCCGCCAGGAGCGCCGCGCCGATCTGCCGGTGATCGGGCCGAATACCGCCAAAGGCGCCATTCGCGCCGGGCTTTCCGGCATCGTCATCGACGCGCGCGGGGTCATGGTGCTCGACCGGCCCGCGCTGCTCCGCCGGCTGGATGAGGCCGGTCTCTTTCTTCTGGCACGGAAGGTCTGA
- the lpxB gene encoding lipid-A-disaccharide synthase, which translates to MHVFVIAGEPSGDRLGAALMAGLRGRVPDIRFTGIGGERMLGEGLDSLFPMDEISIMGIAEILAQYRHLKRRIRETAEAVIAAKPDVLVTVDLPEFSLRVAKLVKARSDIRVVHYVAPTVWAWRPGRAAKMARHVDQVLALLPFEPPYMQAAGMRCDFVGHPVVTDPQASAAEVAAFRARHGLGEAPLALMLPGSRRSEVTRLAPVFGEVAARLHRDRPDLRLVLPAAAAVAGLVRELCAGWPGAPLILDPARLGDAMATEKRAAFAAADVALAASGTVSLELAAAGTPMVVAYDMGFLSRQIIGRLLRVDTVTLVNLVSETRAVPEFIGEACRPDPIAKALLGVLDAPQEQARAMQLTMERLGRGGPPPGERAADAVLSGLANAT; encoded by the coding sequence ATGCATGTCTTCGTGATCGCGGGCGAGCCTTCGGGCGACAGGCTGGGGGCTGCGCTGATGGCCGGGCTCAGGGGCAGGGTGCCCGATATCCGCTTCACCGGCATCGGCGGCGAGCGCATGCTGGGCGAGGGGCTCGACAGCCTGTTTCCCATGGACGAGATCTCGATCATGGGCATCGCCGAGATCCTTGCGCAATACCGCCACCTCAAGCGCCGCATCCGCGAGACCGCCGAGGCGGTGATCGCCGCAAAGCCCGATGTGTTGGTCACCGTCGATCTGCCGGAATTCTCGCTGCGCGTGGCCAAGCTGGTCAAGGCGCGCTCCGATATCCGCGTGGTGCATTACGTGGCGCCCACGGTCTGGGCTTGGCGCCCGGGGCGTGCGGCAAAGATGGCGCGTCATGTGGATCAGGTGCTGGCGCTGCTGCCGTTCGAGCCGCCCTATATGCAGGCTGCCGGCATGCGCTGCGATTTTGTCGGCCACCCGGTGGTGACCGACCCGCAGGCGAGCGCCGCCGAGGTGGCGGCGTTCCGCGCCCGCCACGGGCTGGGCGAGGCGCCGCTGGCGCTGATGCTGCCGGGCTCTCGGCGCTCCGAGGTGACGCGGCTGGCGCCGGTCTTCGGCGAGGTCGCCGCGCGGCTGCACCGCGACCGCCCCGATCTGCGGTTGGTGCTCCCGGCGGCGGCGGCGGTGGCGGGGCTGGTGCGCGAGCTCTGCGCCGGCTGGCCGGGCGCACCGCTGATCCTCGATCCCGCGCGCCTGGGCGACGCGATGGCGACAGAGAAACGCGCGGCCTTTGCCGCCGCGGATGTGGCGCTGGCGGCCTCCGGCACGGTCTCGCTGGAGCTGGCGGCGGCGGGCACGCCGATGGTGGTGGCCTACGATATGGGCTTTCTGTCGCGCCAGATCATCGGGCGGCTGCTGCGCGTCGACACGGTGACGCTGGTCAATCTGGTCTCCGAGACCCGCGCGGTGCCGGAATTCATCGGCGAGGCCTGCCGCCCCGATCCCATCGCAAAGGCGCTGCTAGGCGTGCTCGACGCGCCGCAGGAGCAGGCCCGCGCCATGCAGCTCACCATGGAGCGGCTCGGACGCGGCGGCCCGCCGCCGGGCGAACGCGCCGCCGACGCGGTACTCTCCGGCCTCGCAAACGCGACCTGA
- the purU gene encoding formyltetrahydrofolate deformylase, with amino-acid sequence MSSYALTVKCPSTRGIVAAIATFLAEQGCNITDSAQFDDLETGNFFMRVSFQSETGADLAMLESAFADVAGTLGMDYAFHDESQKMKVIIMVSRFGHCLNDLLYRWRIGALPIDIVAVISNHMDYQKVVVNHDIPFHCIKVTKENKPQAERRIMEVVEETGAELVVLARYMQILSDEMCQKMSGRIINIHHSFLPSFKGANPYKQAFERGVKLIGATSHYVTADLDEGPIIEQDTVRVTHAQSPEDYVSLGRDVEASVLARAIHAHIHRRVFLNGNKTVVFPASPGSYASERMG; translated from the coding sequence ATGAGCTCCTACGCCCTGACCGTCAAATGCCCTTCGACCCGCGGCATCGTGGCCGCCATCGCCACGTTCCTCGCCGAACAGGGCTGCAATATCACCGACAGCGCCCAGTTCGACGATCTGGAGACCGGCAATTTCTTCATGCGGGTGAGCTTCCAGAGCGAGACCGGTGCCGATCTCGCCATGCTGGAGAGCGCCTTTGCCGATGTCGCCGGGACGCTGGGCATGGACTACGCCTTCCACGACGAGAGCCAGAAGATGAAGGTCATCATCATGGTCTCGCGCTTCGGCCATTGTCTCAACGACCTGCTCTATCGCTGGCGCATCGGCGCGCTGCCGATCGACATCGTGGCGGTGATCTCGAACCACATGGACTATCAGAAGGTGGTGGTGAACCACGACATCCCCTTCCACTGCATCAAGGTCACCAAGGAGAACAAGCCGCAGGCCGAGCGCCGCATCATGGAGGTGGTCGAGGAAACCGGCGCCGAGCTGGTGGTGCTTGCGCGCTACATGCAGATCCTCTCGGATGAAATGTGTCAGAAGATGTCGGGACGGATCATCAATATCCACCACTCCTTCCTGCCGTCCTTCAAGGGCGCGAACCCGTACAAGCAGGCGTTCGAGCGGGGGGTGAAGCTCATCGGCGCGACGTCGCATTACGTGACCGCCGATCTCGACGAAGGCCCGATCATCGAGCAGGACACGGTGCGGGTGACGCATGCGCAGTCGCCCGAGGATTACGTGTCGCTGGGGCGCGATGTGGAGGCCTCGGTGCTGGCCCGGGCGATCCACGCGCATATCCACCGGCGGGTGTTCCTGAACGGCAACAAGACGGTGGTGTTCCCGGCCTCGCCGGGCAGCTACGCCTCCGAGCGCATGGGCTGA
- a CDS encoding sugar phosphorylase yields MTESSFSARLSELLRFIYPELDAHILTSQVIEAFWPEEKHRRKQPRKPGNNLWTQNDAVLITYGDSLIDGFHKPLDLMHDFLLTHMKGVVNGVHILPFFPFTSDDGFAVTDYRKVNPQLGEWSDITRISSEFHLMSDLVLNHVSSQGVWFNAYRQGQAPYDKFFFEADPSDDVSMVVRPRTTPLLQEVETAMGTRYVWCTFSHDQIDLDFRNPEVLLEIIRIIRLHIDMGVRIIRLDAVAFLWKQLGTNCIHLPQTHAVIQLMRLLMDYTTETVILLTETNVPKAENLSYFGRRNEAHVVYNFPLPPLILHAMMSGSAKYLIDWQRTMPPAPLGCAYLNFTASHDGIGMRPAEGLLPPPEIGQVIDTIREIGGLVSMRSLPGGGEAPYELNCSYFEAMGRTFQGADDHHFARFLCSQTIMMSLEGIPAFYIHSMLATPNDLEAVERRGMNRAINRHRWNYPELQERLADPESLHARVLAALSERLKLRAEQPGFHPNATQFTLNLDQRIFGLWRQSLDRAQSIFALHNVSGETIEIPAGDLNLIADEKWVDLLSGEEVTAGAVEMAPYQCRWITNLV; encoded by the coding sequence ATGACCGAGAGCTCCTTCAGCGCCAGATTGTCCGAACTGCTCCGCTTCATCTATCCCGAGCTGGACGCCCATATTCTCACCAGCCAGGTGATCGAGGCGTTCTGGCCCGAAGAGAAGCACCGCCGCAAACAGCCGCGCAAGCCGGGCAACAATCTCTGGACGCAGAACGACGCGGTGCTGATCACCTATGGCGACAGCCTGATCGACGGTTTTCACAAGCCGCTCGACCTGATGCATGATTTCCTGCTCACCCATATGAAGGGCGTGGTGAACGGGGTGCATATCCTGCCGTTCTTTCCCTTCACCTCCGATGACGGGTTCGCGGTCACCGATTACCGCAAGGTGAATCCGCAGCTCGGCGAATGGTCGGACATCACCCGCATCAGCTCCGAATTCCACCTGATGTCGGATCTGGTGCTGAACCACGTTTCCAGCCAGGGGGTGTGGTTCAACGCCTACCGGCAGGGGCAGGCGCCCTATGACAAGTTCTTTTTCGAGGCCGATCCGTCCGACGATGTCTCGATGGTGGTGCGCCCGCGCACCACGCCGCTCCTGCAGGAGGTCGAGACGGCGATGGGCACCCGGTATGTCTGGTGCACCTTCAGCCACGACCAGATCGACCTGGATTTCCGCAATCCCGAGGTGCTGTTGGAGATCATTCGCATCATCCGGCTGCATATCGACATGGGGGTGCGGATCATCCGGCTGGATGCGGTGGCCTTCCTGTGGAAGCAGCTCGGCACCAACTGCATCCACCTGCCGCAGACCCATGCGGTGATCCAGCTCATGCGGCTGCTGATGGATTACACCACCGAGACGGTGATCCTGCTGACCGAGACCAATGTGCCCAAGGCCGAGAACCTCAGCTATTTCGGCCGGCGCAACGAGGCGCATGTGGTCTACAACTTCCCGCTGCCGCCGCTGATCCTGCACGCGATGATGTCGGGCAGCGCGAAATACCTGATCGACTGGCAGCGCACCATGCCACCGGCGCCGCTGGGCTGTGCCTATCTCAACTTCACCGCCAGCCATGACGGCATCGGCATGCGCCCCGCCGAGGGGCTGCTGCCGCCGCCCGAGATCGGCCAGGTGATCGACACGATACGCGAGATCGGCGGGCTGGTCTCGATGCGCTCGCTGCCCGGTGGCGGCGAGGCGCCCTATGAGCTCAACTGCTCGTATTTCGAGGCGATGGGGCGCACCTTCCAGGGCGCCGACGATCATCACTTCGCGCGCTTCCTCTGCTCGCAGACCATCATGATGTCGCTGGAGGGGATCCCGGCCTTCTACATCCATTCCATGCTGGCCACGCCCAACGATCTCGAGGCGGTGGAGCGGCGCGGCATGAACCGGGCGATCAACCGCCACCGCTGGAACTATCCCGAGCTTCAGGAGCGGCTCGCCGATCCGGAAAGCTTGCACGCACGGGTGCTGGCGGCGCTGTCGGAGCGGCTGAAGCTGCGCGCCGAGCAGCCGGGCTTTCACCCCAACGCGACGCAGTTCACGCTGAATCTCGACCAGCGCATCTTTGGCCTCTGGCGTCAGTCGCTCGACCGCGCGCAGTCGATCTTTGCGCTGCACAATGTCAGCGGCGAGACGATCGAGATCCCGGCGGGCGATCTCAACCTGATCGCCGACGAGAAGTGGGTCGACCTTTTGAGCGGCGAAGAGGTCACGGCAGGCGCGGTGGAGATGGCACCCTATCAGTGCCGCTGGATCACCAACTTGGTCTGA